TTTCTAGGTCAGCAAGAACGCGCTCGAAGTGCGCCTCACGCTGAGCTTCATTGTGGTCAACGAGATCGGCAAGAACTTCCAGACGCGAAGCGCTAGCTTTCGAAGTATGTGATGCCTTCTTACGCTTTAGCTTCTTGGGTGTCGTTGAGGATGACATTGCTTAGTCGTTGGCCAGCTGCGCGTAGGTGAACCGTTGCTCCCGGTGAAGGGATTCGGTCTTGTCGTTCAGCCGGTATTTCGCGGATATGCCGATACGGATACTGCGCGACTTGGCCTGCTCGGCAGTCAATGTTACGGGGACGAGCTCAGCCGTACCTGCTGGCGCTTCCATGACGTCGAACGTTGTTTGACCATTTGGCGGAATGGAGCGACTTGCCGACACACTCCTAATGCTTTGGTTGATATGAACCGCAACCGCTTCGACGTCCACATATCGATTCGTTAAGTTTTGAAGCCGATAGCGAACCGAGGTGCCGTCGATGCTGGCGATCTCGATTTGTAGATTTTGGTCGCCGAAATGCTGCGGTGGATGCAGATCGTGAAGCCGAATCGATCGAATCGTAACGGTCGGCGTCAACGTGACGCCTTCTGGCTTATACGCTACTGGAAAGTATTCGAACTTGTCGACATCGTAGGTAAATGATTGTTCGGCGCTTGACCGCTTGTTGATCGTTACCTGGTACGTCACGTCGCTGAGAGTGGTCGGGCACTGGGAGACGATCTTCTTGGATACTTCGATAAACCCACCCGAGTTCCACCGCTTGTTGAAGCCGCTGCGATCATCGATGCGAGGAACAACGTTCAGCTTATTGCGTAGGAAGTCTTCGGCGGCGGCCAGCGTTGTCTTTGCTTCTTCGGTGTAGCAGGAAGTTAGTGCAATAACGGCGGTGCTTATCTCTCGGGCCTGGAGCTTTACCTGGTAGTCGTTTCCCGGCGAGCTGCCGAAAAGGACTGCGGTCGGTCCTTCATACTTCGCCGGCCCGGTGGGGCGTATATCGACTGCCCATAGCTTCGTATCGCCTTTACGGCACAGGAATTCGCCGAGATAGGGTTCGGCGGCCGGCGCGTAGACCTCAGGAAATCTGGTCTTTGATGTTCGTTCGAGATTGCCGCCTTGGGTTTGGCAGTAGGTCTGCAGTTTGTCTCTCGGCATGGAGAGATTCTTTGGATCGGGGTTGGTGTACCGGACGATCAATACATGGTCCGGCCTGTGTAGATTGGCAGCGATGAAGTCTTCGACCGTTAGCGATTTCGCGGCTTCGCTGCTGTTAACGGTTCCTGATACGCCAGTACATCCATATCCGAGAACCGTGATCGCTATCGATATCCCTGTCACTTTCCAACCGGCCATGGTCGTCCCTCCGACATCGTTATCGTGATCTACGAACGCTTGGTGCGCCGCTTCTTGATCGGGCTGCGGAATACGAGGCGGCGATCGAGTAAGTCGGTCTCTTTGGTATCGAATCCGGAGACGACTAACCGGTTACCGTTCTTGAGCACGTAGACGTAGGCTTTTTGCCAGTTGGCTTGGGGCTCGACGCCTTCCCAGATCTCTGCCAGCGGCTCCATCGTCCAGCGATCTGCACCGGTCATGTGATGGGGCAGTACGATTTGGACTTCCTTAAGTTCGACCCCTTCCTCTTCTTGGAACTGGCGCAGTTGATCGATCTCGCTGAGAAAGGCGGGCTGGCGCAGCCGGACGCTGTCCTCAGCTTGAAATTGGTAAACGAGATGAAACCAGGGGACGTGGAGTCGACGGAAAACGTAGGACCAGGCGCGGTTTCCGTCTTCCCGGAATGCTGCTGGCAGATCTATCTCGGCGTAGTCAGTTGTTTCGAACATTTTTGCGCCCCGACGTTTGTCGGGACCATCTTTTTAAGCTTATGTCTTTTTTGCATTGAGCCGGCATTGCTGGCCGCGCCCGACAAAATGAACACTATAGATTGTACTCCTATAGTGCGCAATGCACTTAATTGGGTGTCCTTTTTAGCTTGGGACATCCTCGTGAAAACAAAACTTGCGCTTGGTCGGGCTCTTAAGGAAATACGAAAGGCGAGGGAGCTAACACAGGAAGACTTTTCAGTCGTGTCCAGCCGGACTTACATGAGCACGCTGGAAAGAGGCATGAAGAGCCCTACGATTGAGAAAATTGAAGCAATAGCGGAAACGATGAAGGTTCACCCGCTTACACTTTTAGCCTTCGCGTATGTAAAAGCAGGCAACTACCGCAACGCCGATGAACTTTTCAAAAAAATTCGGGCAGAGTTGGTTGCCTTTTCGTAGTCGGATCTTGCATCCAATAAAGATGCTTAGATTCGTCTTCCCAGTACACATTTGCCGCTGTAGAACTTATGGAAGTGAAACCCCAATAAGAGCTAGCGCTTCTCTCAACGCGTCATAAGCGGGCCGCATGCTAGCAATGGTCTGAATCGAGGCGCCAATTGCAGATAAGCCTCCTCGTAGTTTTGTGAGGTTGGGTTTTTCCTTACATAGTTCCTCGCGACTTTCATGCACCAGCTCGATAATTTCTGCTTTCGGCATCTCTCCGAAAATCAGTTCGTTTCCTAGATCAACCTGAATCTTTCTCAGTGCCTCATGTAAACGATCCTTGGTGCCCATATCAATACTTTGAATTACGCTGCTGATCGAGCCACTGCCAGTTTGTATAGCGCCAACGGGAGAATAAATATTGAAAATAGTCGATCTCGATTCTGCGCTCTTCTCCTCGCGCTTTTTAAGAGAGTGCACAAATAGATCAATCTCTGTTCCTACTTTTGCAAGTGTCGTGTCACGCGCCGCATCGAGCGATGCTTCGAGCTGAGCCGCCAAACCACCTTCACTCGATCCGCCCAGTTGAGCCGCTTGCTTTACGTGTTCCCTCAACACCGCGAGTTTTTCGGGAACATGGTAAGCGACCAGCTCTTTCAGTTCGCCACCCAAGTTTGAAGAGTAAAGAACGCCAGCGGTACTAATAAAACGGAAATAAATTAGCCAGGCAAGATGCGCTCTGTAATTAACTGCGTCGACACATAGGTCCGTAATACGCATCACTGTATTGCCGGATCGCAGCCGTCCCTGAGCACTCATCTCGGCTTTTACGCGTTCGATTTCGAGTCGCAGCTTGGTGTTCGCCTCGCTGATTTCAAGCTCAACGCGATCTCGTGCAACTTTGACGAGTTCTCTATCGAGCATGGGTCATATCTCTAAATAATCTAAATATGCGAGGCCGATCAGCGCTTCGATAACACGATAAGCAAAACCATCGACACGGCAGCCCAAATCCACGCGGGAATTTTCCGAAGCAGCTTGAGCCAAGGTTGTGACGTCTGACCGCGCGTCCCAACAGGAGCAAACGGGATCTGGATTGGAGCAGCTGGCGAAATATTTTGTTGTTTAATCTTCGCAAGGATAGCGGCATTTGGCGTACTTGCAGTAACGTTTGAGGATGATTTGGCTGATGTCGATGGGGACTGAGTCGAATTTCTAGCAATGCTGGCAAGTATTTCTCTGTTACCCGGTCGCTCTGCCGGTTGCCGCATCTTGGAAGCAACGCTCTCAAGCCGATAACGCGCTTCCTTCTCGCCTATAAAGTTAATCTGACCGCCATCCGTAATTGTAATGCCGACATGGGTGTACCGAACGTTGTAGTGTTGCCCTTGATACGGCGGATCAATAAGACCCACAACACTAACCCACCGGCCTACCCATGCCTCCGATGGTGCTTCGGTCAGTTGCAACAATCCTTCTGACCAAATCGTGATTTTCACAATATTGCTTCGCCACGAACCAAAATTAATAAAGACAAAACGCTTTCCTTTGCCTCTACCGCGCTTTCCGACTCCGTCCTTTATTGAATGAATTTTTCCTATCAACTCGACACGGTTGTGGATCTGGCGGGAAGCGGCTAGATAATCGGTTGCATCAACAACTTCAAAGGCGGGTATATACCCCGCGGGTTTTTGTGTTGTTGATGGTGAAATAACCCGAACAGATGCGAGTCTCGCACTCGGTATATTTTTTCCGGCGAGGAAATCCGATAACGACGGTACATTTTGGATATCAGCACTGCATACGGAAATAAAGCGCTCGACATACAGCCGTAATGACTCCACACCCACCAGACGCTGCAACAGCTGGGAACTTTGGGGATCGGCAAAATCGTTCGCTTTGAATATTATCGTTTCGCCGCCCTCCCGATATTTTTTGTAGAGCGACTTTTCTTCAATTAGCGCCTGAAGACTTAGGTCGATGGCGATAAAGCTGAACCTATCAATCGTTGGCCCGAAATTATTGGTCGCAGCGCGTCCAGGGTGCTGAAAATGTTTGTGGCCAACTTCTGTGCCGGAATTCGGTGAGAGCCCTTCTACATACATCCCATCGTAATCAATCAGCCGAACGACGTTGTTAGAAATAATTACATTGCCGTTCTGAATGTCCCCATGCGCGATGCCGCTAGATTCCAGAAACGCCGAGAGCGCCTGAAAATCACTCCGCAGCTTTCGCAACTTCGACGCATCGCTATAATTTTTATCGAGATATACCCCTAGTGTGTCGCCATCTACCCAATCCATTCGAACGATAGGGTAGGTACCATCCTTTACTCGAATGCCGTTGTGCTGATAGTCGAAAGCAACGAAGTAGTTGCTATTAAGCGCTTTAACTTTCTTTCCAATTAATGCGTACTTGTTTTCTACTCCAGGCACCTGTCTGTGAAAGCATCTGACGGCCGATTTTCCTCGACGAGTGGTGAGCAGGTAAGTAAGGGCAAAACCTCCGCTTAGGACAAGCGGGAGACCTTGGTTGTTTTCCTCGATTTTTCCCTGCTTCAGCTCTTGATCAAGAAATGCGGTGCTCGGATTCTGGATCGCTTCGTTGTATTCAATAGGCGCCGGATAGGACATACGCGTTTCTACCACAATGCCAATAGTGTGGTGTCGTCGTATTTCATGCGCTTTGCAGCACGCTCTGCTTCAACAAAATTTAAAAATTGTTTTTGAGTCTTTTGGGCAACGTCGCGAAGAGTTGCAACCGGCGACAGGCCTGCATTGCGATGCTCGAAAAACCATCGACCGAGAGCATCTATCATACAGAAAACTGTCGGTTTGGAAAAATCGGTTAGCGACAATTCAACGACATGCTCGAATTTAAGATGACCTTCTTCGAAGAAACTATTTTTAGCCGAATTCGTAGAAAGCAGATAGGGATCGAGATCAAATTGTTCCGGTGCGTGATAAGGGAAGGTTGCCTTTATCTCGTCGCCATCGCAAAGAACTGCTATGGAATCTCCGATAGCAGTAATCAATAAATTTTCAGTGTGTTTGTCGTAACGCACGCCTAACAAGGAAGCAAAGCTTCCTCTATCGAAAGCAGATTGCTGTATCCAATCCATGGCGTCGCGGTTGTGCAGCTTGTCGAAATCAGCGATTGCTTGGCTGAGCCATTCCTGATCGATTATTGGAAAACGTGCAAAACGTCGCGTTAGTATCTGCGACCACGACGCCGAGTCGTATGAAATCGATGCGCCGTCGCTCAGTGCATAAACACCACGTCGATCTGAAGATTGAAAACTGTCCTCATTACGATAACGGGAGTCTTTGGCGACAGATAATTCGCATCGCAGCACCAGCTGCAAATCCGTGGCGACTCTTTCCATCGTATCATCTATCGGCTACCAACTTGGGTCGCGTTCCAATCTCGAAGAAATCAACGATTGCCGCCGGGTCGCCATTATAAATAAAACCTCGAGAACCTTCGCTCACGCTATAACCCTTATCGCGGGCCAGCCTCGACAAGTGCGGAGGAAGAATATTC
Above is a genomic segment from Gammaproteobacteria bacterium containing:
- a CDS encoding serine/threonine protein kinase, with amino-acid sequence MSYPAPIEYNEAIQNPSTAFLDQELKQGKIEENNQGLPLVLSGGFALTYLLTTRRGKSAVRCFHRQVPGVENKYALIGKKVKALNSNYFVAFDYQHNGIRVKDGTYPIVRMDWVDGDTLGVYLDKNYSDASKLRKLRSDFQALSAFLESSGIAHGDIQNGNVIISNNVVRLIDYDGMYVEGLSPNSGTEVGHKHFQHPGRAATNNFGPTIDRFSFIAIDLSLQALIEEKSLYKKYREGGETIIFKANDFADPQSSQLLQRLVGVESLRLYVERFISVCSADIQNVPSLSDFLAGKNIPSARLASVRVISPSTTQKPAGYIPAFEVVDATDYLAASRQIHNRVELIGKIHSIKDGVGKRGRGKGKRFVFINFGSWRSNIVKITIWSEGLLQLTEAPSEAWVGRWVSVVGLIDPPYQGQHYNVRYTHVGITITDGGQINFIGEKEARYRLESVASKMRQPAERPGNREILASIARNSTQSPSTSAKSSSNVTASTPNAAILAKIKQQNISPAAPIQIPFAPVGTRGQTSQPWLKLLRKIPAWIWAAVSMVLLIVLSKR
- a CDS encoding helix-turn-helix transcriptional regulator; the encoded protein is MKTKLALGRALKEIRKARELTQEDFSVVSSRTYMSTLERGMKSPTIEKIEAIAETMKVHPLTLLAFAYVKAGNYRNADELFKKIRAELVAFS